A single genomic interval of Zingiber officinale cultivar Zhangliang chromosome 4A, Zo_v1.1, whole genome shotgun sequence harbors:
- the LOC121969475 gene encoding uncharacterized protein LOC121969475: MDPPLNRSAAEVEEDEWDTDGFVIPSLTIEDPDFANANVPAVTDPIPPVTTTKEAEKIYLGPHGAPPQAKQQDSNPASRKQRFKHKLREADRRHSGTGRENKIESLQQLVGSKVSSGSMPKSSPRGWLDPHCHESLFEKHH; this comes from the exons ATGGATCCCCCTTTGAATCGTTCTGCCGCAGAGGTCGAAGAAGATGAGTGGG ATACTGATGGATTTGTTATCCCAAGCTTGACAATTGAGGATCCAGATTTTGCTAATGCAAATGTGCCTGCAGTAACTGATCCTATACCTCCTGTGACG ACAACCAAAGAAGCTGAGAAAATCTACTTGGGACCTCATGGCGCTCCTCCTCAAGCTAAGCAACAAGACTCAAATCCAGCCAGCCGTAAGCAGCGCTTTAAACACAAACTGAGGGAAGCAGACCGTAGGCATTCAGGAACTGGGCGCGAGAACAAGATAGAGTCACTTCAACAGCTCGTGGGCAGTAAGGTAAGCAGCGGCAGCATGCCGAAGAGTTCTCCCCGAGGTTGGTTAGATCCACATTGCCATGAGTCTCTGTTCGAGAAGCATCACTAG